One genomic segment of Caldimonas brevitalea includes these proteins:
- a CDS encoding 4Fe-4S dicluster domain-containing protein produces the protein MQYAPTALNPSSVPVSVDPEKCIAHKGCTVCVDVCPLDVLAIDLSKGTAYMKFDECWYCMPCEKDCPTGAVHVDIPYLLR, from the coding sequence ATGCAATACGCCCCCACCGCCCTCAACCCCAGCAGCGTTCCGGTCAGCGTCGACCCCGAAAAGTGCATCGCGCACAAGGGCTGCACCGTGTGCGTCGACGTCTGCCCGCTCGACGTGCTGGCGATCGACCTCAGCAAAGGCACCGCCTACATGAAGTTCGACGAGTGCTGGTACTGCATGCCCTGCGAGAAGGACTGCCCGACCGGCGCCGTCCATGTCGACATCCCTTACCTGCTGCGCTGA